From the Sphingobium sp. RAC03 genome, the window TGCCGCAGCCGCTGACCCAATTTCCCTGGCGCGTCATGGCCTTGCTGCTCGCGATCGCGACCTTCGGTACTCTGGTGCTCTACAGTGCGGCGGACGGCAACATCTTCCCCTGGGCCGTCAACCAGTCGGTACGCTTCTGCATCTTCTCGGCCATGGCGCTGGTCCTTAGTCGCATTCCGATCGAGCTATTCTCGCGCTTCGCTTTTCCCGCCTATGGCAGCGTGCTCATCGCCTTGATCCTGGTCGAATTGATCGGCGGGGTCAGAGGCGGGAGCCAACGCTGGATCAACCTCGGCTTCATGCTGCTCCAGCCGTCGGAGTTCATGAAGCCGATCATCGTGCTGGCCGTCGCGCAATTCTACGCCAGGCTGCCTGTAGGAGAAATTCGTCGCTGGAACGCGATCTGGCCTGCGCTGGTGCTCATCGGTCTGCCCTGGTCGCTGGTACTGATCCAGCCGGATCTCGGCACCGCCACGATGATCCTGGCGGGCGGCGTGACGGTCATGTTCCTCGCCGGACTGCCGCTACGCCTGTTCGTCGGCTCTGGGCTGGCGCTGGCCGCGATCGTCCCGATCGCCTTCAGCTTCCTGCACGACTATCAGCAAAAGCGCGTCCTGATCTTCCTGGACCCTGAAAGCGATCCTTTGGGTGCCGGCTATCATATCAGCCAGTCGAAGATCGCGATTGGTTCCGGCGGCATTTGGGGCAAGGGCTTCCTGCAGGGCTCACAAAGCCATCTCGACTATCTGCCCGAAGGCCATACCGATTTCGTTTTCGCCACCATGGCGGAAGAATGGGGCCTGGTTGGCGGCATCGTTATGATCGGTGCCTTCATGCTGCTGTTCCGCTGGGGCCTGCGCGTGGCGATGCGGACCCCCGACAAGTTCGCGCGCCTGGTCGCGGCGGGGCTGACCACCACCATTTTCTTCTATGTCGCGATCAACCTGATGATGGTGATGGGTCTGGCACCGGTCGTCGGCATCCCCCTGCCCTTTATGTCCTATGGCGGGTCGTCGATGCTGACGGTCATGTTGTGCGTGGGCATCATCATGGCCA encodes:
- the rodA gene encoding rod shape-determining protein RodA — its product is MSLVPQPLTQFPWRVMALLLAIATFGTLVLYSAADGNIFPWAVNQSVRFCIFSAMALVLSRIPIELFSRFAFPAYGSVLIALILVELIGGVRGGSQRWINLGFMLLQPSEFMKPIIVLAVAQFYARLPVGEIRRWNAIWPALVLIGLPWSLVLIQPDLGTATMILAGGVTVMFLAGLPLRLFVGSGLALAAIVPIAFSFLHDYQQKRVLIFLDPESDPLGAGYHISQSKIAIGSGGIWGKGFLQGSQSHLDYLPEGHTDFVFATMAEEWGLVGGIVMIGAFMLLFRWGLRVAMRTPDKFARLVAAGLTTTIFFYVAINLMMVMGLAPVVGIPLPFMSYGGSSMLTVMLCVGIIMAIDRSNRRSSGHRNWA